The genome window TGCAAGAGAAACACAACTGCCACGCCGACCCACATCTGGAGAATGGTAACCTTAAAAGTCGAGGCCCGCTAGACGGAATGCCACTAACTAAGGACCTTCGTATTGGGGTTATATGTTACGGAGTGACCAATGATGTGTTGGACCATTTTTAGCTCTTACGCTAGTGACAAGGCCTTAGAACAGCCCAGAATACAAACACATCCCAAAAGTCTGATATCGCCTACCTACACCACTTTTCACGAAACTAGCAAAACAATTATATTTACAATACATAACAGTATCACAGCCCAGAATGTACTCTAGAAACCGGTCTCTTAACtctaaataagtaaatactGTCAATGTAACCATAAGTTTACTCCGCCAATAATGACCCAAATAATCCGTCTAATAAGTTAATCATTTCTTGATTTGCCCTGTAGCACTTCcaattaattaaaaatatcttattactaTATCTGACCTAAAAGAACAGCACTCTATTTATAGAGTTTACCAGTTTTGTAACTACTTACGACCTGGGATTTAGGGATGAGGCCTCAATCATAGCACGTAATGAGGCAAGCCATTCTAGCAGCTGGTAGCGACTTTCTGCGGATATTTTTAATTTCGATGGTGTAGCTGATTGGGACAGGGACTTGCTCCGACTCAACTGTAGGATATCTAGCACTAAAATGCGTCATTCATCAAAATAGTTAAGTTCTTCAGGCACTTGAGATCAATTCAAAGTTCGCTGTGGCCGTGAGCAGTAGGCATGGAAAACGGGTAAGATGTAGTATTATTTCATGATAGAAAGGGTAGAGATAGTAGataactttaattatttcttatGAACTTCCCCCTTCGAAGAAAGAGACAGAGATTTAAATAAGGGTTATTTTAATTATGCTTTGAGTCACCTTAGACCTAATCCTCAAGaaatcttgagcttggccCCCCTGTCCCTCCCCGATCATGAGACGTTGATCTTCAGTCAAAATGAATTGGCCAAAGCTCTCGATTATTTCCCGTAGTGAAATTGCTTCCTGCATGCATCAGCAGGACGTTGTAACCAACTGGCCGCCCTTATCCCAAGTATAATATAACGCTATTCGGCGACCGTAGAGAACTGGATTAATATTGGCACAGCCGGCAACATTCTGCGAGGCCTCAAGGCCGTCAATAGTAATTTCCGATGCATCAAGCCTTGTATTGGACAGCGGCCAGGGCTCATGATAGCGTAGACATGGCCTGAAGCACTCAAAGTATTGTAGCTAGGAAAATGGTATAACCAAGATATGTGTTCAAGTAATCCTGTCTCTAACTATAACGTATTATATTAGGTCTCTTCTAAGCTACTTCTGTCAGTCAGCGAATCTGCTGAGAAACGTAATGATGCTGTTCAGTGCTTCAGTTACTGGAGTCTTGTCAGCTTCAGGAGCTTCGATATCCTTTCCTGACGTTTCCCTTAGATCGAATCCGTGACTCTGGCCCTCCACCCTTTGAAGTAAAACCTCGACACCAAGCTTTTGAACCGCCTCTGCTGCGACCTCACTCTGCGATACATCAACTGCAGAGTCCTCAGTCCCGTGTACCAACGCTGTGGGTGGGAAGTCAGCAGGCAGTCCAGTTGCAATAGGGAATAGTTTCgcatgatgacgaggaatGGCGCTTGGACCAATTTCTCGAATGCGAGCGGCGAGACCCTGGTCGCCTGTAAGAACATCAGGGTAAATGGCAGCCTGATGCATTGCCGCTACAAAGGGCAATCGCTTGTTCTTAGAGAAATCAAAGCCCGTATCGTATTCATCGATAGCCTCTTCACTTTTCAAATCTGCTATTTGCTTGACAACAAGGTCCAAACCAGTAGCAGGTGGTCCCAATTTCAGAGGCGAGCCAGGCGTAACGTATCGAGGCTGCGACAAGTCATTCATACCATATACAGACAAGACAGCGAGAGGGCGTGGATTGGCCCGCTGAGCGGCTGTGGCTATAGCAAGGAACCCGCCAGCACTTGAACCTGCAATAATGaccttcttggtgatgttctcTGAGACCCATTGAGC of Fusarium oxysporum Fo47 chromosome I, complete sequence contains these proteins:
- a CDS encoding Alpha/Beta hydrolase protein, with amino-acid sequence MAHSNTQNFQKQTFVFKKVGSLELSLDVVTKTSATPSAALIHYHGGFLVFGGKDVWTPEWLLKAAVRRNWAFVSPSYRLVPEATGEEVLSDALSAAQWVSENITKKVIIAGSSAGGFLAIATAAQRANPRPLAVLSVYGMNDLSQPRYVTPGSPLKLGPPATGLDLVVKQIADLKSEEAIDEYDTGFDFSKNKRLPFVAAMHQAAIYPDVLTGDQGLAARIREIGPSAIPRHHAKLFPIATGLPADFPPTALVHGTEDSAVDVSQSEVAAEAVQKLGVEVLLQRVEGQSHGFDLRETSGKDIEAPEADKTPVTEALNSIITFLSRFAD